The following proteins are encoded in a genomic region of Gimesia algae:
- a CDS encoding S41 family peptidase: MTGRAINCVMFQARNVFFCCAVPLMVFLTISTASAEDLGTKYPASLEYSKQPRSYDSTTTQEDVWSLSSFDLKLADKFAIQLGPSQVVLGRHGRNVLWAAVFPETPGEIVIAGAGKGEHVTSLWLRFHPARVGELFPADTVTKQGDSKWIEQAVALARHKMRSSWHQGGKPMVPLRESLIVDLETKEGVRRFYVLDTDKQTVKYVDAFRQRTLPVAVPFKPGDGAAIFDKVWNSFDQEYAMFVIKPEVNWKKLRDQYRPQAVGAKNNRELADVLSEMLAHLKDLHVFVQVEGTYMKGFNRERHFNASPAAAAHLIGEINQVKGMRWGRTEDKIGYIAVDNLSNQALPEEFESVLKQMQDTRGLVLDIRANGGGAEPLGQKMAGYFLDQPCLYAMHQYRNGPQHSDLGSMQKRSLTPSKDWYYRAPVIVLQGEKTMSSAEAFALMLAECPTVTTMGDRTAGSSGNPRRIDAGAGIMVNLPRWIAYDVSGKPFETVGVQPDIKVKTTPDDFTKSSDPVLSAALQRLRKPSENQPSGSDEALIPRK; encoded by the coding sequence ATGACCGGGCGTGCTATTAATTGTGTGATGTTTCAAGCGAGAAACGTATTCTTCTGTTGTGCTGTGCCGCTAATGGTTTTCCTGACGATCTCGACCGCGTCTGCCGAAGATCTCGGCACGAAGTATCCTGCCAGTCTGGAGTATTCGAAGCAGCCTCGCAGTTACGATTCGACGACGACACAAGAGGATGTCTGGAGTCTCTCTTCGTTTGATTTGAAATTGGCAGATAAATTCGCGATCCAACTCGGGCCCTCTCAGGTTGTATTGGGCAGGCACGGCAGGAATGTGCTATGGGCGGCTGTTTTTCCCGAGACTCCAGGGGAAATTGTAATAGCGGGCGCAGGCAAAGGGGAACATGTCACCAGTCTCTGGTTGCGATTTCATCCGGCACGAGTGGGAGAACTGTTTCCTGCCGACACTGTGACAAAGCAGGGAGATTCAAAATGGATCGAACAGGCGGTTGCTCTGGCCAGACATAAGATGCGATCAAGCTGGCATCAGGGGGGGAAGCCAATGGTGCCACTTCGAGAATCCCTCATTGTCGATCTCGAAACCAAAGAAGGAGTACGACGTTTCTATGTGCTTGACACCGATAAACAAACCGTAAAGTATGTCGATGCATTTCGCCAACGGACGCTGCCCGTCGCGGTCCCATTTAAGCCTGGGGACGGAGCCGCTATCTTCGACAAAGTCTGGAACTCCTTTGATCAGGAGTATGCGATGTTTGTGATTAAACCGGAGGTCAACTGGAAGAAGTTGCGAGACCAGTATCGCCCTCAGGCAGTCGGCGCGAAAAACAATCGTGAACTGGCTGATGTCCTTAGTGAGATGCTCGCGCACCTGAAAGATCTGCATGTCTTTGTGCAGGTGGAGGGAACCTATATGAAAGGGTTCAACCGCGAGCGGCATTTTAATGCGAGTCCTGCAGCAGCAGCGCATCTGATTGGAGAAATCAACCAGGTCAAAGGCATGCGCTGGGGGCGCACAGAAGACAAGATTGGTTATATCGCTGTTGACAACCTCTCGAATCAGGCACTTCCGGAGGAGTTTGAATCCGTTCTGAAACAGATGCAGGACACGCGCGGCCTGGTTCTGGATATTCGTGCGAATGGTGGAGGAGCCGAACCGCTGGGGCAGAAAATGGCAGGTTACTTTTTAGATCAGCCCTGTCTCTACGCCATGCATCAATATCGTAATGGACCTCAACACAGTGACCTGGGTTCCATGCAAAAACGGAGTTTGACTCCCAGTAAAGACTGGTACTACCGAGCGCCCGTGATCGTACTTCAGGGCGAAAAAACAATGAGTTCCGCGGAAGCCTTTGCACTGATGCTGGCTGAGTGCCCCACCGTGACAACGATGGGAGACCGGACGGCAGGATCCAGCGGTAATCCACGGAGGATTGATGCGGGAGCGGGCATTATGGTCAATCTTCCCCGCTGGATCGCTTATGACGTGTCTGGAAAACCGTTTGAGACGGTGGGAGTTCAACCGGATATTAAAGTAAAGACCACTCCTGATGACTTTACGAAATCCAGTGATCCAGTTCTGTCCGCTGCGTTACAAAGACTGAGAAAACCATCTGAAAATCAGCCGAGTGGCTCTGATGAGGCGCTGATCCCGCGCAAATGA